The Anaerobranca californiensis DSM 14826 genome has a segment encoding these proteins:
- the uvrA gene encoding excinuclease ABC subunit UvrA, whose translation MKNIVIKGARENNLKNIDLTIPRDKLVVFTGLSGSGKSSLAFETIYAEGQRRYVESLSAYARQFLGQMEKPDVDLIEGLSPAISIDQKTTSKNPRSTVGTVTEIYDYLRLLYARVGKPYCPHCKEEIKQQTVSQMVDKVMELPPKTKIQVLAPVIRGRKGEHIKVLENLRKSGFVRVRIDDHLYELTEEIKLEKNKKHTIEVVVDRLVVKEGIQNRLADSLELALKHGEGMAIIDIVDGESITFSQNFACIQCGFSFEEISPRIFSFNNPYGACEECGGLGSHLEPDPDLIIPDPSLSIEEGAIAPWSKSSSSYYSSMLKAVAKEIGIDLKVPVMELPKDKLKTLLYGIPDKKFKIKYEDSQGELQEINALFRGLVNWIKMRYRETSSDYIKNDLEGYMSNIPCKKCNGARLKKESLAVLIGDKNIAQLTALSVVEAKSYLNKVKFTEKEMMIARMILKEINERLGFLIDVGLDYLTLDRAAGTLSGGEAQRIRLATQIGSSLMGVLYILDEPSIGLHQRDNERLLGTLKKLRDLGNTLIVVEHDEDTMKAADYIVDIGPLAGAGGGEVVAAGTLEDIMKEPRSITGQYLRGEKRIFVPQRRRVPNGKWIEIIGAKENNLKNIDVKIPCGVFTCVTGVSGSGKSTLINEILYKALAQKLHNAKAKPGAYDEILGLENIEKVIDIDQSPIGRTPRSNPATYTGVFDYIRELFASTNDAQARGYKAGRFSFNVKGGRCEACRGDGIIKIEMHFLPDVYVPCEVCKGARYNRETLEIKYKGKTIADVLDMSVEEAVHFFQNIPKIKRKLDTLYDVGLGYIKLGQSATTLSGGEAQRVKLATELSRRSNGKTLYILDEPTTGLHIADIDKLLQVLSRLTDEGSTVLVIEHNLDVIKTADYIIDLGPEGGDRGGTIVAQGTPEEIVKVAESYTGRFLKPYLK comes from the coding sequence ATGAAAAATATAGTAATAAAAGGTGCTAGGGAAAATAACTTAAAAAATATCGATTTAACAATTCCTAGGGATAAACTAGTGGTCTTTACCGGCCTTAGCGGTTCAGGGAAATCTTCTTTAGCCTTTGAAACTATTTATGCCGAGGGACAGAGAAGGTATGTGGAATCACTATCTGCCTATGCTAGGCAGTTTTTAGGTCAAATGGAAAAACCCGATGTCGATTTAATAGAAGGGTTGTCACCGGCTATATCCATTGATCAGAAAACCACCAGTAAAAACCCTAGGTCAACGGTAGGGACAGTTACAGAAATTTACGATTACCTCCGCTTGTTATATGCCAGGGTAGGAAAACCCTATTGTCCCCATTGTAAAGAAGAGATAAAACAGCAAACGGTTTCACAGATGGTAGATAAGGTCATGGAACTACCTCCAAAGACAAAAATACAAGTTTTAGCTCCCGTTATCCGGGGAAGGAAAGGTGAACACATCAAGGTATTGGAGAATTTAAGGAAAAGTGGATTTGTCCGGGTACGGATCGATGATCACCTTTATGAATTGACTGAGGAAATTAAATTAGAAAAAAACAAAAAACACACCATTGAAGTGGTGGTAGACAGATTAGTAGTAAAAGAAGGGATCCAAAACCGTTTAGCTGATTCTTTGGAATTGGCTTTAAAACACGGTGAGGGAATGGCTATCATAGATATAGTAGATGGGGAATCGATAACCTTTAGCCAAAACTTTGCTTGTATCCAATGTGGGTTTAGTTTTGAAGAAATCAGCCCCCGAATATTTTCCTTTAACAATCCCTATGGGGCTTGTGAAGAATGTGGAGGTCTAGGAAGCCATTTAGAACCTGATCCTGATTTAATTATTCCTGATCCCAGTTTATCCATTGAAGAAGGGGCGATAGCACCTTGGAGTAAAAGTTCATCAAGTTATTACAGCAGTATGTTGAAGGCAGTAGCTAAAGAAATAGGTATTGATCTAAAGGTGCCAGTAATGGAACTACCTAAAGATAAGCTAAAAACTTTACTCTATGGAATACCTGATAAAAAGTTTAAAATAAAGTATGAAGATTCCCAAGGTGAATTACAAGAGATTAACGCCTTATTTAGGGGATTAGTTAATTGGATTAAGATGAGATATAGAGAAACATCTTCAGACTACATTAAAAATGATTTAGAAGGATATATGTCTAATATTCCATGTAAAAAATGTAATGGTGCCCGTTTAAAGAAGGAAAGTTTAGCAGTACTCATTGGGGATAAAAACATTGCCCAATTAACAGCCCTGTCAGTAGTAGAAGCAAAAAGTTATTTGAATAAGGTTAAGTTCACTGAAAAGGAAATGATGATCGCCCGGATGATTTTAAAGGAAATTAATGAACGGTTGGGCTTTTTAATTGATGTCGGTTTAGATTACCTTACTTTAGATAGAGCTGCCGGAACTTTATCAGGGGGAGAAGCCCAGAGGATCCGTTTAGCCACCCAAATCGGTTCTAGTTTAATGGGTGTATTGTATATTTTAGATGAACCAAGTATCGGCCTTCACCAACGGGATAATGAGCGGCTTTTAGGGACACTGAAAAAACTCAGGGATCTAGGGAATACACTAATTGTTGTGGAACACGATGAAGATACCATGAAGGCAGCGGATTATATAGTGGATATAGGCCCATTGGCTGGGGCCGGGGGTGGGGAAGTGGTGGCAGCTGGCACATTAGAAGACATTATGAAAGAACCCCGTTCCATTACCGGCCAGTATCTAAGGGGAGAAAAACGGATTTTTGTCCCTCAAAGGAGAAGGGTGCCTAATGGTAAATGGATAGAAATTATCGGGGCTAAAGAAAACAATCTCAAAAATATAGATGTAAAAATACCATGTGGTGTGTTTACCTGTGTAACTGGGGTATCTGGTTCTGGGAAAAGTACTTTAATTAATGAAATTTTGTACAAAGCTTTAGCCCAAAAACTTCACAACGCTAAAGCTAAACCAGGAGCCTATGATGAAATTCTAGGTTTAGAAAATATCGAGAAAGTAATAGATATAGATCAATCCCCTATTGGGAGAACTCCCCGTTCCAATCCAGCAACTTATACCGGAGTATTTGATTATATCCGAGAACTTTTCGCATCTACCAATGACGCCCAAGCTAGGGGGTATAAAGCAGGGAGATTTAGTTTTAATGTCAAAGGTGGAAGGTGTGAAGCTTGTCGGGGTGATGGGATCATTAAAATCGAGATGCATTTTTTACCTGACGTTTATGTCCCTTGTGAAGTATGTAAAGGGGCTAGGTACAATAGGGAAACTCTGGAAATCAAGTATAAAGGGAAAACAATTGCCGATGTTTTAGATATGTCGGTAGAGGAAGCTGTCCATTTCTTCCAGAATATCCCTAAAATTAAGAGAAAGTTAGATACCTTATATGATGTAGGTTTAGGTTATATTAAATTAGGGCAATCAGCTACCACCCTTTCTGGCGGTGAAGCCCAAAGGGTTAAATTGGCCACAGAGTTAAGCCGACGGAGTAATGGTAAAACATTGTATATTCTAGATGAACCGACTACCGGTTTACACATTGCCGATATTGATAAATTATTACAGGTTTTAAGTAGGTTGACCGATGAAGGTAGTACTGTCTTGGTAATTGAGCATAATTTAGATGTCATTAAAACAGCAGATTACATTATTGACCTTGGACCGGAAGGGGGAGATCGGGGAGGTACAATAGTTGCCCAAGGAACCCCCGAAGAAATAGTTAAGGTTGCTGAAAGCTATACGGGAAGATTTTTAAAACCCTATTTAAAATAA
- a CDS encoding murein hydrolase activator EnvC family protein — MGKLKVILIITLSLILTLSAILPAWANQLDEKRDELREVKRDIEQAEKEKKELEASIREIQNNLAKIESELTQQRKQVEGISREIRDTELLIQQKEQEIAETERYLEEQTAYFEARMRALYQRGNVGYLEVLFSATNFSDFISRFNFLKTMIEDDVRLVEEIKEKKAFLERERIEQVNRRERLIVLKEEAVDVQLQIEKNMAEQNTLARQLQRQMHNLESYIKQMEEAAKEIEAEIKKIEEEIRRRQQQNSGQTTGKYAWPVPEFGYAWITSHFGPRWGGMHWGVDIGIPHNRWPASPNYIGRPADVVAADGGEVIIVVGRSGAPTDRGFLGNREGGGYGRYVVIYHDNGHVTVYAHLHDVFVKVGDTVSKGQRIGTVGSTGNSTGPHLHFEIRVNGQRVNPLLFY; from the coding sequence ATGGGGAAACTAAAGGTAATATTAATAATCACATTATCTTTAATACTAACACTATCCGCTATTTTGCCAGCTTGGGCAAATCAACTAGATGAAAAAAGGGATGAACTTAGGGAAGTAAAAAGGGATATTGAACAGGCTGAAAAGGAGAAAAAAGAATTAGAGGCCAGTATCAGAGAAATTCAGAACAATCTGGCCAAAATAGAAAGTGAATTGACACAGCAAAGAAAACAGGTGGAAGGAATTAGCAGGGAAATTAGAGATACTGAACTTCTTATCCAGCAAAAAGAACAGGAAATTGCTGAAACAGAAAGGTACTTAGAAGAACAAACTGCCTATTTTGAAGCTAGAATGAGGGCCCTTTACCAACGGGGGAATGTCGGCTATCTAGAAGTTCTATTTTCTGCTACTAACTTTTCTGATTTTATTTCTAGATTTAACTTTCTAAAGACAATGATTGAAGATGATGTCCGTTTAGTAGAGGAAATTAAAGAGAAAAAAGCTTTTTTAGAAAGGGAGAGAATTGAGCAGGTCAATAGAAGGGAAAGGCTAATTGTCTTAAAGGAAGAGGCCGTTGATGTTCAACTCCAAATTGAGAAAAACATGGCAGAACAAAACACATTGGCAAGGCAACTTCAGCGGCAAATGCACAACTTAGAATCATACATTAAACAAATGGAAGAAGCTGCTAAGGAAATAGAAGCAGAAATTAAGAAAATTGAAGAAGAAATAAGAAGGAGACAACAGCAAAATAGTGGTCAAACTACTGGAAAATACGCATGGCCGGTACCAGAATTCGGTTATGCTTGGATAACCTCCCACTTCGGTCCTAGGTGGGGTGGTATGCACTGGGGTGTAGACATTGGAATACCCCATAACAGATGGCCAGCTTCTCCTAACTACATAGGCAGACCGGCAGATGTAGTGGCTGCCGATGGGGGAGAGGTAATAATAGTTGTAGGTAGGTCAGGAGCCCCTACCGATAGAGGATTTTTAGGAAACCGGGAAGGTGGCGGATACGGGAGATATGTAGTTATCTATCATGATAACGGACATGTCACTGTATATGCCCATCTCCATGATGTCTTTGTCAAAGTAGGAGATACTGTTTCTAAGGGACAGAGAATTGGTACCGTTGGAAGTACCGGAAACTCCACTGGACCCCATTTACACTTTGAAATTCGGGTAAATGGACAAAGGGTTAATCCACTCCTCTTTTACTAA
- the ftsX gene encoding permease-like cell division protein FtsX, whose amino-acid sequence MIFRNALYFIKEAILGVSKNRWMTIASAGVTFATLLVLGIFIIFNSNLQVMINELKSQVEIVAYLDLEAEEQEIELVRGELLAIRGIKEIRYVSKEEALERLREILGEYEDITAGFDERNPLPASFEIVLEDPEQVGDIAQRIEKIPFIDNVQYGQEVVEKLFAALNLIQWIGLSFMTIMFIMAVFLISNTIKLTVYARRKEITIMKFVGATDWFIRWPFIIEGLLLGAIGTSLSLLILYYGYNYALETVYSNIPETMLKIPLLTLEEIFPILVRYLTVLGLGLGALGSGISLRRFLKV is encoded by the coding sequence ATGATTTTTAGAAATGCCCTTTACTTTATTAAAGAAGCTATCTTAGGGGTTTCCAAAAATCGCTGGATGACAATAGCTTCTGCAGGGGTAACCTTTGCTACACTGCTAGTCTTAGGAATTTTTATAATTTTCAATAGTAATTTACAAGTAATGATCAATGAATTAAAATCCCAAGTGGAAATTGTTGCATATTTAGATTTAGAAGCAGAAGAACAAGAGATAGAGTTGGTAAGGGGCGAGTTGTTAGCTATAAGGGGGATTAAAGAGATCCGCTATGTTTCTAAAGAAGAAGCCCTGGAGCGTTTGCGGGAAATATTAGGGGAATATGAAGATATAACCGCTGGCTTTGATGAAAGAAATCCATTGCCTGCAAGTTTTGAAATAGTATTAGAAGATCCTGAACAAGTTGGGGATATTGCTCAAAGGATTGAAAAAATTCCTTTTATCGATAATGTCCAGTATGGTCAAGAAGTTGTAGAAAAACTATTTGCTGCTTTAAATTTAATACAGTGGATTGGTTTAAGTTTTATGACTATTATGTTTATTATGGCGGTATTTCTAATTTCCAACACAATTAAACTAACAGTTTACGCTAGAAGAAAAGAAATAACAATTATGAAATTTGTAGGTGCAACGGATTGGTTTATTCGCTGGCCATTTATTATTGAAGGATTATTGTTAGGAGCAATTGGTACAAGCCTTTCATTATTAATCCTTTATTACGGTTATAATTATGCCTTAGAAACAGTCTATAGTAATATTCCTGAAACTATGCTAAAAATTCCATTACTTACCCTTGAGGAAATTTTCCCTATTTTGGTGAGGTATTTGACAGTTTTAGGTTTAGGTTTAGGTGCTTTAGGTAGTGGAATTTCATTGAGGAGGTTTTTAAAAGTATAA
- a CDS encoding S41 family peptidase, producing the protein MLSLVVVLFITNFLFFAVGYNYGINQSKDLDFFRNIDNKNPEFTEKLNRIIYTIDNYYFNDYDWEKIEEHVYREIISALGDPYSQYLTPRDIEDMQIRSGRSYGGIGVEVTINNGRVTVVTPMEGSPGQKAGLLPGDIIVEVDGKSVEGLTLSETVDLIRGEPDTEVVLGIIREGLPEVIRVPIIRGIITTTAVKSQLLQEGLGYIRLTRFAEGADEDFAKALRDLKEQGMENLIIDLRGNPGGYLNVVVNIAQLLVPEGEVVYMEDKHGNRVRTYTSNLKERDFEVVVLIDEHSASASEILAGALKDREAGTLIGKKTFGKGSVQTLIDLKDGSAVKLTVQKYFTPSGSVIDGIGVSPHIEVEQPPEAKFSNFVYKGQLGVGSSGLDVVILHKILYYLGYGEDRDDPYYTEKTKEAVSGFQRNNGLPVTGVVDRRTGEKLNFVFAEFQRERDLQLQKAIEFFK; encoded by the coding sequence TTGCTTTCCCTTGTAGTAGTTTTATTTATTACAAATTTTCTTTTCTTTGCAGTAGGCTATAATTATGGCATTAATCAATCTAAAGACCTTGATTTTTTTAGAAATATCGATAACAAAAATCCAGAGTTTACAGAAAAGTTAAATAGAATTATCTATACTATTGATAATTATTATTTTAATGACTATGACTGGGAGAAGATTGAAGAACATGTCTATAGAGAAATAATCTCTGCCTTAGGGGATCCTTACAGTCAATACCTTACTCCTAGGGATATTGAAGATATGCAGATCCGCTCTGGTAGGAGTTATGGAGGAATAGGTGTAGAAGTAACTATAAATAACGGTAGGGTTACCGTCGTTACCCCAATGGAAGGAAGTCCTGGACAAAAAGCCGGTCTTTTACCTGGTGATATAATAGTAGAGGTGGATGGTAAAAGTGTCGAAGGTTTAACTTTATCTGAAACTGTAGATTTAATCCGGGGTGAGCCGGATACTGAAGTGGTATTGGGAATTATTCGGGAAGGATTGCCGGAGGTTATCAGAGTTCCTATTATCCGGGGTATTATCACAACAACGGCGGTGAAATCTCAACTTCTTCAAGAGGGATTAGGTTATATAAGACTGACGAGATTTGCCGAAGGTGCAGATGAAGACTTTGCTAAAGCTTTAAGGGATTTAAAGGAACAGGGAATGGAAAACTTAATCATTGATTTAAGGGGAAACCCTGGAGGTTATCTCAATGTTGTGGTAAATATTGCCCAGCTCCTAGTCCCTGAAGGTGAAGTGGTATATATGGAGGATAAACATGGAAATAGGGTTCGCACATATACTTCCAACTTAAAAGAACGGGATTTTGAAGTAGTGGTATTAATTGATGAACATAGTGCCAGTGCTTCAGAAATCTTAGCAGGGGCTTTAAAGGATAGGGAGGCAGGAACTTTAATAGGTAAAAAGACCTTTGGAAAAGGCTCTGTTCAAACACTCATCGATTTAAAAGATGGTAGTGCAGTAAAACTTACTGTTCAAAAATATTTTACCCCCAGTGGATCAGTTATAGATGGAATTGGTGTTTCTCCCCACATTGAAGTGGAACAGCCGCCAGAAGCTAAATTTTCAAACTTTGTTTATAAAGGTCAGTTAGGGGTTGGAAGTAGTGGTTTAGATGTGGTAATTCTCCACAAAATATTGTATTATTTAGGTTATGGTGAAGATAGAGATGACCCTTATTATACAGAAAAAACTAAAGAAGCAGTAAGTGGATTCCAAAGGAATAATGGCCTTCCTGTTACCGGTGTAGTAGATCGAAGAACAGGGGAAAAATTAAACTTTGTCTTTGCAGAATTTCAAAGGGAAAGGGATTTACAGCTACAAAAAGCTATTGAATTTTTTAAATAA
- the uvrB gene encoding excinuclease ABC subunit UvrB — protein sequence MLPGKFQLVSKYKPTGDQPGAIEKLVNGINKGYKGQTLLGVTGSGKTFTMANVIAQVNKPTIVIAHNKTLAAQLCSEFKEFFPHNAVEYFVSYYDYYQPEAYIAHTDTYIEKDAQINDEIDKLRYSATSALFERRDVIIVASVSCIYGLGSPEEYRDLIVSLRVGMEKERDKVIKELVEIQYLRNDTDFKRGTFRVRGDTLEVFPIGNSENAIRIEFFGDEIDRITEVNALTGEIIGLRNHVAIFPASHYITAREKVRLATEAIEKELEERLEYFKSQGKLLEAQRLEQRTRYDLEMMREIGFCQGIENYSRYLTGREPGSKPYTLLDFFPDDYLMIIDESHVTIPQIGAMYAGDRSRKESLVEHGFRLPSAFDNRPLKFEEFEGVVNQVIYVSATPAEYELQHSQQVVEQIIRPTGLVDPVIEVKPVEGQVDDLLHEIRGVVKKNNRVLVTTLTKRMAEDLTDYLREAGIKVKYLHSDIKTIERMEIIRDLRLGEFDVLVGINLLREGLDIPEVSLVAILDADKEGFLRSERSLIQTIGRAARNVEGRVILYADTVTKSMEKAINETNRRREMQIAYNKKHNIKPKSISKDIHAIIEATKVAEDGAKYVTDKGKKMTKKDKELLLAKLEKEMKEAAKALEFEKAAYLRDMIIELKGN from the coding sequence ATGTTGCCAGGAAAATTTCAACTGGTTTCTAAATATAAGCCGACTGGGGATCAGCCCGGTGCTATTGAAAAGCTAGTTAATGGTATAAATAAAGGTTATAAAGGACAGACACTTTTAGGGGTAACGGGATCGGGAAAGACTTTCACTATGGCTAATGTCATAGCCCAAGTCAATAAACCTACTATAGTAATTGCCCATAATAAAACCTTAGCTGCCCAGTTGTGTAGTGAGTTTAAAGAGTTTTTTCCCCACAATGCTGTGGAGTATTTTGTCAGTTATTATGACTATTATCAACCAGAAGCCTATATTGCCCATACCGATACCTATATAGAAAAAGATGCCCAAATAAATGATGAAATTGATAAACTCCGGTATTCTGCCACATCTGCCCTTTTTGAAAGGCGGGATGTAATAATTGTCGCCAGTGTATCTTGTATTTATGGATTAGGTTCACCGGAGGAATACCGGGATTTAATAGTTTCATTGAGGGTAGGGATGGAAAAGGAAAGGGATAAAGTTATTAAAGAATTAGTGGAGATCCAGTACCTCAGGAATGATACCGATTTTAAACGGGGAACTTTTAGAGTCCGGGGAGACACATTAGAAGTTTTCCCTATAGGTAATAGTGAAAATGCCATTAGAATCGAATTTTTCGGTGATGAAATAGATAGGATAACTGAAGTAAATGCCCTTACTGGAGAAATTATAGGTCTTAGGAATCATGTCGCTATTTTTCCCGCATCCCACTACATTACTGCTAGGGAAAAGGTTAGGCTAGCCACCGAGGCTATAGAAAAAGAATTGGAAGAACGACTAGAATATTTTAAATCCCAGGGAAAATTATTGGAAGCACAGAGGTTAGAACAGCGAACCCGTTACGATTTAGAAATGATGCGGGAAATTGGCTTTTGCCAAGGGATTGAAAATTATTCCCGTTATTTAACGGGAAGGGAGCCGGGTAGTAAACCTTATACCCTTTTAGACTTCTTCCCCGATGATTATCTAATGATTATCGATGAATCCCATGTAACTATTCCCCAGATAGGGGCTATGTATGCCGGAGATAGATCGCGGAAAGAGTCGTTAGTAGAACACGGTTTCCGCTTACCTTCCGCCTTTGATAACAGGCCATTAAAGTTTGAAGAATTCGAAGGGGTGGTAAACCAAGTGATTTACGTATCGGCAACCCCTGCAGAATATGAATTACAGCATTCACAACAGGTGGTGGAACAAATAATCCGCCCTACAGGACTAGTGGATCCTGTAATTGAAGTTAAACCTGTAGAAGGGCAAGTGGATGATTTGCTCCACGAAATTAGAGGAGTAGTAAAAAAGAATAATCGGGTATTAGTTACAACCCTTACAAAACGGATGGCAGAAGATTTAACGGATTATTTAAGAGAAGCAGGGATTAAGGTCAAGTATTTACATTCAGATATAAAGACAATAGAGCGAATGGAGATAATTAGGGATTTGCGTTTAGGTGAATTTGATGTTTTAGTTGGCATAAATCTATTGAGGGAGGGGTTAGATATCCCGGAAGTTTCCTTAGTAGCCATCTTAGATGCAGACAAAGAAGGGTTTTTGCGTTCAGAAAGGTCGTTAATTCAAACAATAGGTAGAGCGGCAAGGAACGTAGAGGGTAGAGTAATCCTCTATGCCGATACCGTAACTAAATCTATGGAAAAGGCCATCAATGAGACAAATCGCCGTAGAGAAATGCAAATTGCCTATAACAAAAAACACAATATTAAACCTAAATCCATCTCCAAAGATATCCATGCCATCATTGAAGCTACAAAGGTGGCGGAAGATGGTGCTAAATATGTAACAGATAAAGGTAAGAAAATGACTAAAAAGGATAAAGAACTGTTATTAGCTAAACTTGAGAAGGAAATGAAGGAAGCTGCCAAAGCTTTAGAATTTGAAAAAGCCGCTTATTTGCGGGATATGATAATAGAACTAAAGGGAAATTGA
- a CDS encoding PDZ domain-containing protein — MFPFIEIIKLVLQTMVNSLAYGFLIPIFIVLLLVIRQYKKQMSMEINIFGISITRPFKQTITSLGYGLIGGILGSIILVFVGVDLNSAGILFVWPVALLLLLYSPRYMCFSYAGGIVGVLVLFVRGLLHIFPVESVPSALNTFVNINLPGLMAVVGILHLVESILIYLSGAKGATPVFVKFGDQFVGGYSLMRFWPVPIVVLIAMTFLPDELSTTTIAMPDWWPLIKANITVPQGYQLIYTTLPVMAALGYSDIAISTHPREKSNKAALKLALYSVMLIILAVGAAYFPHFTFLPVLFAPLAHEFFIVTSINKELAGEPLFVAPDEGVKVLAVLPNSVAKKMGIEPGYIITRVNGTFVEGEQHFKELLVDISTYVKFEVIDNNGRHRHVQAPLFGKRKELGLIVIPKNPELGVVIKGDSPLEKLWKKITGR; from the coding sequence ATGTTTCCATTTATTGAGATTATTAAATTGGTATTACAAACAATGGTCAATAGCCTTGCCTATGGATTTCTTATACCAATATTTATTGTGTTGTTATTAGTTATAAGGCAATATAAAAAGCAAATGTCTATGGAAATAAATATCTTTGGGATTAGTATTACTAGGCCTTTTAAACAGACTATAACATCTTTAGGTTATGGTCTGATTGGAGGGATATTAGGCAGCATTATTTTGGTTTTTGTAGGTGTTGATTTAAATTCCGCCGGGATCCTTTTTGTCTGGCCTGTGGCACTGTTATTACTTTTATATAGCCCCCGCTATATGTGTTTTTCTTATGCCGGTGGGATTGTCGGAGTGTTAGTATTATTTGTCCGGGGGTTATTGCACATATTCCCTGTGGAAAGTGTGCCTTCTGCCCTTAATACCTTTGTCAATATCAACCTACCTGGGTTAATGGCTGTAGTGGGGATATTACACCTTGTTGAAAGTATACTGATTTATTTAAGTGGAGCAAAGGGAGCAACTCCGGTATTTGTAAAATTCGGGGATCAATTTGTCGGGGGTTACAGTTTAATGAGGTTTTGGCCAGTTCCTATTGTTGTTTTAATTGCTATGACTTTTTTGCCCGATGAGTTATCAACAACTACCATAGCAATGCCTGATTGGTGGCCACTAATTAAAGCTAATATAACCGTTCCCCAAGGTTATCAACTAATATATACCACTTTACCGGTAATGGCCGCTTTAGGATACAGTGACATTGCCATTTCCACCCATCCTAGGGAAAAATCTAACAAAGCTGCATTAAAACTGGCTTTGTACAGTGTAATGTTGATTATCCTGGCAGTAGGGGCAGCTTATTTTCCCCACTTTACATTCTTACCAGTGCTATTTGCACCATTGGCCCATGAATTTTTTATTGTTACTTCGATAAATAAGGAATTGGCGGGGGAACCTCTATTTGTCGCCCCCGATGAAGGGGTAAAGGTATTGGCGGTACTTCCTAATTCAGTAGCTAAAAAAATGGGGATTGAACCTGGATATATCATTACTAGGGTAAATGGAACCTTTGTAGAGGGTGAACAACATTTTAAAGAACTATTAGTTGACATTTCAACATATGTTAAATTTGAAGTTATAGATAATAATGGGAGACACCGCCATGTTCAGGCTCCCCTTTTTGGAAAAAGGAAAGAGTTGGGCTTAATTGTGATTCCTAAAAATCCTGAGCTAGGGGTAGTTATTAAAGGGGATAGTCCTTTAGAAAAACTGTGGAAAAAAATCACTGGCAGATAA
- the ftsE gene encoding cell division ATP-binding protein FtsE encodes MIIFQNVSICYPNGTYALTDVNLKIDKGEFVYIVGPSGAGKSSLLKAIYKEVDIKKGQLFMFNRNVTMMKDREIPYLRRQMGVVFQDFRLLSEKNVYENVAFALRVINTPSREIKKRVLQVLEFVGLKDKIKSYPHQLSGGEQQRVSIARALVNQPSLLVCDEPTGNLDPETSEEIMTLLNKVNLRGTTIVMATHARDIVDRYRHRVIGVKNGQIVRDDIKGGYNNDF; translated from the coding sequence GTGATAATCTTCCAAAATGTTTCAATATGTTATCCCAATGGCACTTATGCATTAACAGATGTTAATTTAAAAATAGATAAAGGTGAATTTGTATATATTGTAGGACCAAGTGGTGCTGGAAAATCCTCTTTACTTAAAGCAATTTATAAAGAAGTTGATATTAAAAAAGGCCAATTATTTATGTTTAATCGAAATGTCACTATGATGAAAGATAGGGAAATTCCTTATTTGCGAAGGCAGATGGGGGTTGTTTTCCAAGATTTCCGTTTGCTTTCAGAAAAAAATGTTTATGAAAATGTCGCCTTTGCCCTAAGGGTTATAAACACACCTAGTCGGGAAATCAAAAAAAGGGTATTGCAAGTACTAGAATTTGTCGGTTTAAAGGATAAAATCAAAAGTTACCCCCATCAGTTATCAGGGGGAGAACAACAGCGGGTTTCTATTGCCAGAGCCTTAGTAAACCAACCATCTTTACTAGTTTGTGATGAACCAACGGGCAATTTAGACCCGGAAACCTCTGAAGAAATTATGACTTTGTTAAATAAAGTTAATTTAAGGGGTACTACAATTGTTATGGCCACCCATGCTAGGGATATAGTTGATAGATATCGCCACAGGGTAATCGGAGTAAAAAACGGACAAATAGTCAGAGATGACATCAAGGGAGGTTATAACAATGATTTTTAG